The proteins below are encoded in one region of Spirochaeta isovalerica:
- a CDS encoding HesA/MoeB/ThiF family protein encodes MLVERYKRNGSTISESEQKVLKGKKVLVAGCGGLGGYVIELLARAGVGTIGAVDPDIFDVTNLNRQLLSEEKLLGSSKAEAAYRRCAAINSDITVISRKTKIDRVNVLEILDGYDLAVDALDNIPGRLALQSGAEKKNIPLVHGAISGWYGQVSLIEPGDRLFDIIYPEGVDTIVDGTAGNPSFSPAVVAGFQAAEVLKSLLGKGERLRNKLLYFDLLENRYQIMNL; translated from the coding sequence ATGCTTGTTGAGAGATATAAAAGGAACGGTTCCACAATATCTGAGTCAGAACAGAAGGTTCTTAAGGGGAAAAAGGTTCTGGTCGCGGGCTGCGGGGGACTGGGCGGTTATGTTATCGAGCTGCTGGCCAGAGCCGGCGTGGGTACTATCGGAGCTGTTGATCCCGACATTTTCGATGTGACCAATTTGAACCGGCAGCTTCTCTCGGAAGAAAAATTGTTGGGTTCGTCCAAGGCGGAAGCGGCTTATCGAAGATGCGCCGCCATTAACAGTGACATCACAGTCATTTCCCGGAAAACAAAAATAGACAGGGTTAATGTCCTGGAGATTCTCGACGGATATGACCTGGCTGTCGATGCTCTTGACAATATTCCGGGAAGGCTGGCTCTGCAGTCCGGGGCGGAAAAAAAGAACATCCCTCTGGTTCACGGGGCTATCAGCGGCTGGTACGGTCAGGTTTCCCTTATCGAACCGGGAGACAGGCTGTTTGATATAATCTATCCCGAAGGGGTAGATACAATCGTTGACGGAACAGCGGGAAATCCCTCATTCTCTCCCGCAGTCGTAGCCGGTTTCCAGGCGGCCGAGGTTCTCAAATCCCTTCTCGGGAAAGGGGAGAGACTCAGAAATAAACTGTTATATTTCGATCTTCTGGAAAACCGGTATCAGATTATGAACCTTTAG
- a CDS encoding beta-galactosidase — protein sequence MKWNNQSRISFGGDYNPEQWPEEYWFRDMEMLKELKADTLTINVFSWSKIQPAENSWNFDELDRIFDLAEENGMRINLATPTAAQPPWMAKFYPEMQPVDKYGRRRNYGARTQFCPNNRDYRRLSASIAGKLAERYGKRKSLALWHINNEYGTYCYCETCRQEFISWLKEKYKSLENLNDKWYTAFWGHTYHDWDEIQTVSALSELLPGRLGDRDGTTFQAMTIDYHRFMSASINSCLKNEADVIRGITPDIPITTNIWGITPWIDLFEQGEIIDVASWDSYPSNTEHWSGSSFRHDIVRSIKKGENFIIMEQTPSQQNWQDFNAQKRPGVMRLLSYQTVAHGSEGLLFFQVRQGRGACEKYHAALIPHADRLDTRMGRELKELGGELEKLGDTLLGARVKTDAALVMNWDNWWSVNYSSGPSIDLNYFDILLEYYRVLNSLNISVDIVRPGDDLQGYKMVVAPLLNMVRMSEKENLESYVAAGGYLITTYFSGIVDENDQVYMGGYPGALRNLTGIWVEEVDALYRDQTNQIETGGEKYDCGLICEVIHLEGAEAIACFREDYYAGMPAVTENSFGKGKVLYLGTQPDREYLKYILDDYGAAAGIDRIVEPQDDLEVTVRVKEGKQYLFLLNHSDKLKKVDPRGSWTNILTGEKLQGDLSIAGKDVLILES from the coding sequence ATGAAGTGGAACAACCAAAGCAGAATTTCCTTCGGAGGAGATTACAATCCCGAACAGTGGCCCGAGGAATACTGGTTCCGCGATATGGAAATGCTCAAGGAGCTGAAGGCCGATACTCTGACAATCAATGTTTTTTCCTGGTCTAAAATCCAGCCGGCTGAAAACAGCTGGAATTTCGATGAGCTGGACCGGATATTCGATCTGGCGGAAGAAAACGGCATGCGGATCAACCTGGCGACGCCGACCGCAGCCCAGCCCCCCTGGATGGCCAAATTCTACCCGGAAATGCAGCCTGTGGATAAATACGGCCGCAGGCGGAATTACGGAGCCAGGACCCAGTTCTGCCCGAACAACAGGGATTACCGTCGCCTGTCCGCTTCTATAGCCGGAAAATTGGCTGAGCGTTACGGCAAACGGAAATCCCTCGCCCTCTGGCATATCAATAATGAATACGGAACCTACTGTTATTGCGAAACCTGCCGCCAGGAGTTTATAAGCTGGCTGAAAGAGAAATACAAATCCCTGGAAAATCTCAATGACAAATGGTACACGGCGTTCTGGGGTCATACCTATCACGACTGGGATGAGATTCAGACAGTTTCCGCTCTTTCCGAACTGCTGCCGGGCCGGCTGGGGGATCGGGACGGCACGACGTTTCAGGCCATGACCATTGATTACCACCGCTTCATGTCGGCCAGCATAAACAGCTGCCTGAAAAACGAAGCCGATGTTATACGGGGTATTACGCCGGACATTCCCATAACCACAAATATCTGGGGGATAACACCCTGGATCGATCTTTTCGAACAGGGAGAGATTATCGATGTGGCATCCTGGGACAGCTATCCCTCCAATACGGAACACTGGTCCGGTTCCTCTTTCCGCCACGATATCGTCCGGTCCATCAAAAAAGGGGAAAACTTCATTATTATGGAGCAGACTCCAAGCCAGCAGAACTGGCAGGATTTCAACGCCCAGAAGAGACCCGGAGTTATGCGTCTTCTCAGTTATCAGACGGTGGCCCACGGATCGGAAGGCCTGCTGTTTTTCCAGGTCCGCCAGGGGCGGGGCGCCTGTGAGAAATACCACGCGGCACTGATTCCCCACGCGGACCGTCTCGATACGCGCATGGGACGGGAACTGAAGGAACTGGGAGGGGAACTGGAGAAACTGGGTGACACTCTTCTGGGAGCCCGGGTGAAGACAGATGCGGCTCTGGTTATGAACTGGGACAACTGGTGGTCGGTAAACTATTCGAGCGGCCCCTCCATCGACCTGAATTACTTTGATATTCTCCTGGAATACTACCGGGTTCTGAACAGCCTGAATATTTCCGTGGATATCGTCCGTCCCGGCGATGATCTGCAGGGCTATAAAATGGTTGTCGCGCCGCTTTTGAATATGGTCAGGATGAGCGAGAAAGAAAACCTGGAAAGCTATGTGGCTGCCGGCGGATACCTTATCACCACCTATTTCAGCGGTATAGTCGACGAAAACGACCAGGTTTATATGGGAGGCTACCCCGGTGCCCTGAGAAATCTCACAGGAATATGGGTAGAGGAGGTAGACGCCCTCTATCGGGACCAGACCAATCAGATAGAGACAGGCGGAGAGAAATACGATTGCGGTCTTATTTGCGAAGTCATCCACCTGGAAGGAGCTGAAGCCATAGCCTGTTTCCGGGAGGATTACTATGCCGGTATGCCGGCGGTTACAGAGAACAGCTTTGGAAAAGGTAAAGTTCTCTATCTGGGAACGCAGCCCGACAGGGAGTACCTGAAATATATTCTGGATGATTACGGAGCCGCTGCGGGGATCGACAGAATTGTTGAACCTCAGGATGACCTGGAAGTAACAGTCCGCGTTAAAGAAGGGAAGCAATATCTCTTCCTTCTGAATCACTCCGATAAACTGAAAAAAGTTGATCCCCGGGGTTCCTGGACTAATATTCTAACGGGAGAGAAACTGCAGGGAGACCTCTCCATCGCCGGAAAGGATGTTCTCATACTGGAAAGCTGA
- a CDS encoding J domain-containing protein: MDNRIKGPFYSGDEIDKIILLYDRKNRILKNQNYMIEDIALSELTNYIISISNENGHWQISRDRILELLDLDMTDVYRQIVSSTNPLVSFSISQFTHNDAGALISLLETIGLDKAPEAFWNAGLWIPFAVQTDLQSFLIEQIWEERNNHLIEYESFLSIFDRFGNFHRSIDIYLEEYFPHGPITDRAIGKLLTSINVDPGENRIRLLRSLAYELFRREIIPYRNLFSRFIPELKNYLISKGRIEPPARPRSPVSEEEKIARRLFAYSPDQPIILKDLKDRYKNLMKKYHPDINPEGLEKSKEINRAYCQLLPGK; the protein is encoded by the coding sequence ATGGACAACCGGATTAAGGGGCCTTTTTATTCGGGTGATGAAATCGATAAAATTATTCTACTTTATGACAGGAAAAACCGAATATTGAAGAATCAGAACTATATGATTGAAGACATCGCTCTTTCCGAACTGACAAATTACATAATATCTATCAGCAATGAAAACGGTCACTGGCAAATATCCCGGGACAGGATTCTGGAACTCCTCGATCTGGACATGACAGATGTCTACAGGCAGATAGTTTCCAGTACGAATCCCCTGGTCAGCTTCAGCATTTCTCAATTTACGCACAATGATGCGGGAGCTCTCATAAGCCTGTTGGAAACGATTGGTCTGGATAAAGCTCCCGAAGCATTCTGGAATGCCGGTTTGTGGATACCCTTTGCCGTGCAGACAGATCTCCAGTCTTTTCTGATAGAACAGATTTGGGAAGAGAGAAACAATCATCTGATCGAATATGAGTCCTTCCTCTCTATTTTTGACAGATTCGGCAATTTCCACAGGTCCATCGATATATATCTGGAAGAGTACTTTCCTCATGGCCCTATAACAGATAGAGCTATCGGGAAACTGCTGACTTCCATCAACGTTGACCCGGGGGAAAACAGGATAAGACTACTCCGGTCGCTGGCCTATGAACTCTTCCGCCGGGAAATTATCCCATACAGAAACCTCTTTTCCCGATTCATCCCGGAACTGAAGAATTACCTCATATCAAAAGGAAGAATCGAACCGCCGGCCAGACCCCGTTCTCCGGTCAGCGAGGAGGAAAAGATTGCGAGGCGCCTCTTCGCCTACTCTCCCGATCAGCCCATCATTTTAAAGGATCTGAAAGACCGCTACAAAAACCTGATGAAAAAATATCATCCGGACATCAATCCCGAAGGTCTGGAAAAATCCAAGGAGATAAATAGAGCCTATTGCCAATTACTGCCGGGAAAATAA